A part of Jaculus jaculus isolate mJacJac1 chromosome 17, mJacJac1.mat.Y.cur, whole genome shotgun sequence genomic DNA contains:
- the Ccdc51 gene encoding mitochondrial potassium channel: protein MTGCSPVFAMQNIVGVPHVLVRRRLLGRDLFLTRTLCSPGPSQSREKRPEELALGLYHRLPALGKALGHSIKQRTASTAKTWWDRYEEYVGINEVREAQGKVTEAEKVFMVARGLVREAREDLEAQQAKLKEVRDRLDRVSRDDSQYLELATLEHRMLQEEKRLRTAYLRAEDSEREKFSLFSAAVRESHEKERTRAERTKNWSLIGSVLGALIGVAGSTYVNRVRLQELKALLLEAQKGPVSLQEAIREQASSYSLQQRDLQDLMMDLKGLVHAGHSQGQGPGLTAGVSSTRERDVDVLSATMREQLSHSRQVHSCLEGLREQLDGLEKTCKQMAGVFQLAKAAAQPGLVEPVDGALAGSLLEQGGMILALSDMEQRLEAHANRNSVCSTLATCVTLVVTLPVLYMLFKTR, encoded by the exons ATGACAGGGTGCAGCCCTGTGTTTGCCATGCAGAACATCGTGGGTGTACCCCACGTACTGGTGAGGAGAAGACTCCTGGGAAGGGACCTCTTTTTGACCAGGACCCTCTGCAGCCCAGGCCCCAGCCAGTCGAGAGAAAAGCGACCAGAGGAGTTGGCCCTGGGGTTGTACCAccgcctcccagcactgggaaaagcCCTGGGGCACAGCATTAAACAACGCACAGCCTCCACAGCCAAGACCTGGTGGGACAGATATGAAGAGTATGTGGGAATCAATGAAGTTCGAGAGGCCCAGGGCAAGGTGACTGAG GCGGAGAAAGTGTTCATGGTGGCTCGTGGGCTTGTCCGAGAGGCCCGAGAGGATTTGGAAGCTCAGCAGGCCAAGCTGAAGGAGGTGAGGGACCGTTTGGATCGAGTCTCCAGGGATGACAGCCAGTACCTGGAACTGGCCACTCTGGAACACAGGATGCTACAG GAAGAGAAGAGGCTCCGTACAGCCTATCTGCGTGCAGAAGACTCTGAGCGGGAGaagttctctctcttctcagcAGCTGTGCGGGAGAGCCATGAGAAGGAGCGCACAAGGGCCGAGAGGACCAAGAACTGGTCCCTCATCGGGTCAGTCCTGGGAGCGCTAATCGGCGTGGCTGGTTCCACCTACGTGAACCGCGTCCGACTACAGGAACTGAAGGCCTTACTCCTGGAGGCACAGAAGGGGCCTGTGAGTCTTCAGGAGGCCATCCGGGAACAGGCATCTAGCTACTCCCTCCAGCAGAGGGACCTCCAAGACCTCATGATGGACCTGAAGGGCCTGGTACATGCTGGGCACAGCCAAGGCCAGGGCCCTGGGTTGACGGCAGGTGTTTCTTCCACCCGCGAGAGAGACGTAGATGTCCTTTCAGCCACCATGAGAGAGCAGCTCAGTCATTCCCGGCAGGTCCATTCCTGCCTGGAGGGTTTACGAGAGCAGCTCGATGGCCTGGAAAAGACTTGCAAGCAAATGGCTGGGGTCTTTCAGCTTGCAAAGGCTGCAgcacagccaggcctggtggagcCAGTAGATGGGGCTCTGGCCGGCTCCTTGCTGGAGCAGGGGGGCATGATCTTGGCCCTGTCTGATATggagcagaggctagaagcccacGCCAACAGGAACTCTGTCTGCAGCACGCTGGCCACCTGTGTGACACTTGTGGTCACACTACCTGTGCTGTACATGCTCTTCAAGACCAGATAG